ATGTGGCTTTAGCTGATATATTTGCAAAGGGTGGCGACGGCGGTATCGAACTGGCCGAAAAGGTTGTAGAGAAAGCTGATTCCACCGAAAGGGATTTTAAAAGGATTTATGACCTGGAAGACAGTCTGGAAACAAAAATTAGGAAAGTAGCACAAACAGTTTATGGTGCGGACGATATAGAAATGTCCACAAGGGCCCAAAAACAGCTCAATTTTTATGAACAGCAAGGATGGGGAAAGCTGCCAATTTGCATGGCAAAAACGCAATATTCATTATCAGATGATCCTTCCCTATTGGGTAGACCAACTGGCTTTACCGTTAAAATTAGAGAACTGAGACCATCCATTGGAGCCGGTTTTATTGTAGTGCTGACAGGGGATATGATGACAATGCCGGGACTGCCGAAACATCCGGCTGCATTGAATATGGATGTAGTGGATGATGGAAAGATTGTGGGTTTATTTTGATGAATAACCAAGAAAAATTAACAGCGATTCGCGTTTATGTCTATGATATTTTCAATGACGATGCAACCGGTCATGACTTCTTCCATATGAAGCGGGTCGCTAATACAGCCAAAGCGATTGCAGAGTACGAGAAAGCAGATATATTCATATGTGAAGCCGCAGCATGGATACACGACGTTGGGGATGGAAAGCTTTTTTCAGACAGTGAAAAAGAACTGGAGAAACTTGAGGAATTTTTACATTCGTTAAATTGTACTTCACAACAAATTGACTATATTAAAACTGCAGCCAAAGATGTTTCTTTCAGTAAAGGAAAGACACCTGTCACCCTCGAAGGGAAGATTGTCCAAGATGCGGACCGGCTTGATGCGCTTGGAGCTATCGGTATTGCACGAAGCTTTGCCTTTGGTGGTTCAAATGGGCAATTAATCTGGCATGACAGTAATCATAATAATACATCGGTACAGCATTTTTATGATAAACTGCTTAAATTAAAAAATATGATGAATACGGATACAGCTAAACAAATTGCCGAAGAGCGACATCGTTTTATGGAAAAATTCCTGGAACAATTTTTTAAAGAATGGTAAGTATCCGGGAGAAAATTAAATATCGAGTAGAAAGCAATTTACTTTCTACTCGATATGTCTAATCACTTACTGTTTCTTTTTCAATTCTGCCGCTGCCGAGCAACCAATTATGCTGGAAGATTTCAGTTACCGCAAGCAGCGCACCAGTCAATATCGCTCCGAAAAAAGTAACTTCCGTATCCACTAAGAACATCGAACCGAAATAGACAATCAACGTGGAAGCAATAAAATCCATAAACACACTTAACCAATTTGTTTCTTCACGTAACATAGCTCTCTCCATAAAATAACCTGCAAAAGCTAACACAACTCCAAGAATAATAGGTTGATACCAGTACCCGAAGTCAACATTTGGAAATATCCATGAAGCAAGAAACAGGCTAATTGGGCATATAATTAATTTTACTATTAATCCGGTCATTTCTATACCACCTTTACAGTTTATACATTATTAGTATTTACCATAAAAGCAGGATTAATCCGGAATAATACCAATAAACACTAATTTACTCTTCTGGCACCCAGGTACCGTTGATTCCAATACGAATTCTTCAATTTGCTTATTTCTACCCCGCGTGACTCACCAGCGTGAATAAATTTACCATTACCAATATAAATTCCCATATGAGAAGGTCCGGGTTTATACGTTTCAAAAAATACCAGATCTCCAACTGAAGGGCTGTTTACATGTTGTGTAAAATTCCACGTATCACTGACCGTCCGGGGCAAAGTGATGTTTTGTGTGCCAAAAATGTATTGTATAAAACCACTGCAGTCAAATCCGCTTGGTGATTCACCACCCCATACGTATGGAGTTCCTATTTGTGCATATGCTTCTTCAATAACTTTTGTGTATGTCGCACCTGTAACGTCAACCTTCTTAGGTTCCTGCTGTTCCTCTTTTGTCTCTTTTTTAACTGTCTCTTTTTCGACTTTTTGTTCAACTTGTTCATCGTCTGATTCATATAACGCTGTAAGGGATGATTGTGATACTTCATTCACCAGATCAAGGTCATGTTCTTTTTCTGCAGTTTCCAGTGCTTTTTTTGTAAGAGGACCATAGATTCCGTCAATTTCACCTGTGTAATAACCAAAATACTCCAATGCCTTCTGTACAATTTTAACGTCTTCACTGTGCATACCCGGATAAATAGATTCTGACATATTTTTAATTTGGTCCATGTATTTTTTCTTTTCTTTTACAATCATTACATTTAATGTTTTAAAATCGCCTTGACCGGTAACTTTTATGTTGTTGTCTGCCTGAAACTTTTTTAGGGCATGCTCGGTTAATACGGCAAAATCACCATCAATTTCATCTTCATAGTAGGATAGTTTGTTAAGTTTGTGCTGAAGTATCCGAACAACCTCTCCTTGCTGTCCATACTGCGCTTGCCCGGCTTCCATTAATTGTTTATTCTGAAGTACAGGATATGCATCAACGTAAACAGCAAACGGTTGACTTAACACGTAGCTGTATAGAACTGAGTGTTTAACTACTTGCTCGACAGTACCATTCAGCATGCAAATATCCCCTTTCCTGTAGACTCTTCTTAACAGATTTATGTCGATTTCATGTTGATTATGCTCCTTCCAGTTTACGTTTGTGTTACAATAAATTAAGTTATAATGATACATAAATATTTTTGTATTATGATCGATATGTGGAGGATGATAACATGCCAAAAGGTGAACAAGCCTATCTTGATTTGTGTAAACATGTACTGGAAAATGGAACTAAAAAAGAAGACCGGACCAATACTGGCACATATTCCGCTTTTGGTCATCAAATGCGTTTTGATCTTAGTCAAGGCTTTCCGCTTCTTACGACAAAGAAGGTTCCATTCCGTTTAATTGCAAGTGAATTGTTATGGTTTATTAAAGGGGATACGAATATCCGTTATCTATTGCAAAACAATAATAATATTTGGAATGAATGGGCTTTTAAGAATTGGGTGGAAAGTGCAGATTACGTCGGACCCGACATGACAGATTTTGGTAATCGGAGTCAGCGGGATTCTGAATTTAATCAGGTATATCAAAAACAAATGGGTATCTTTAAAGAAAAAATTTTGCATGATGATGCTTTTGCTGGTCAGTTTGGGGATCTGGGATCGGTTTACGGAAAACAGTGGCGTGACTGGAAAACCTCTTCAGACGAGACAATTGATCAATTAAAAAACGTGATTGATTCAATTCGCAACAAACCGGATTCCCGCAGACATATTGTATCGGCATGGAATCCAGAAGATATTCCCAATATGGCATTGCCGCCGTGTCACACGTTGTTTCAATTTTATGTAGCAGAAGGCAAACTTTCTTGTCAGTTGTATCAGCGCAGCGGTGACGTATTTCTTGGTGTGCCCTTCAATATCGCAAGTTATGCCCTGTTGACCTTGCTGATTGCTCATGAGTGCAATCTTGAACCAGGTGAGTTTGTTCATACACTGGGTGATGCACATATATACTCGAATCATGTTGAACAAGTAAAAACCCAGCTTGGCCGTGATAATAGGGCGTTTCCGGAACTGAAGATAAATAAAGATAAACATTCCATTTTTGACTTTGAATTATCCGATTTTGAATTGGTTAATTATAACCCGCATCCGTCGATAAAAGCACCAATTGCAGTTTAGTCATTATTTCAAGGAGGGAAACCGTTTATGATTTCGTTACTTGTAGCTATGGATAGCAACCGAACGATTGGTGCTGAAGGTGATTTACCCTGGCGTTTACCAAATGACCTGAAATTTTTTAAAGAAAAAACTACCGGCAACACGATTATTATGGGTAGAAAGACCTTCGAATCAATCGGAAAAGCTTTGCCAAATCGTAAAAATGTGGTAATTACACGGCAACAAACTGATTTTCCTGACGGGTTGGATGTAATTGATAATCTCGATATAATCCGTGAATGGACTAAAGAAAATCCCGACAAAGAATATTTCGTTATTGGGGGAGGCAATATCTTTAAACAGATACTGCCTGATGCAGACCGTATGTATATTACACTGATTGATGAAATATTTGAAGGAGATACATACTTCCCTGAGTTTTCTGATAAAGAATGGACGATAACAACAAAAGAAAAAGGGGAGAAGAATGAGAAGAATCCCTACGATTACTATTTTTTGCAATATGACCGAAAATGATAGGCAGTGATTGCATATGAATATTTGTGGAGTTGTTCTCACCGGCGGAGAGTCATCCCGTATGGGAACGAATAAGTCGTTACTGACATTAACCGGCAAACCAGTTATTGAGCATATTACTACTGAACTCAAAACTTGCAGTAATTCGGTTTCAGTAATTACTAATGATCCTCCATCATATAAGTTTCTTGGTACAAATTTATACGCGGACAGATATCCTGGTAAAGGTCCATTAGCTGGTCTTGAATCGGCGATTTACCATGGTGATGCGAGTGTATACTTATGTGCAGCTTGTGACATGCCATTTGTAAGTAAGGAAGTTTATAATTATTTATTGAACGCTTTACAGGACTTTGATGCAGTTATTCCAGTTTATAATAAAAAACTCCACCCGCTTTCCGGAAT
The genomic region above belongs to Virgibacillus doumboii and contains:
- a CDS encoding HD domain-containing protein, whose protein sequence is MNNQEKLTAIRVYVYDIFNDDATGHDFFHMKRVANTAKAIAEYEKADIFICEAAAWIHDVGDGKLFSDSEKELEKLEEFLHSLNCTSQQIDYIKTAAKDVSFSKGKTPVTLEGKIVQDADRLDALGAIGIARSFAFGGSNGQLIWHDSNHNNTSVQHFYDKLLKLKNMMNTDTAKQIAEERHRFMEKFLEQFFKEW
- a CDS encoding DUF2512 family protein; its protein translation is MTGLIVKLIICPISLFLASWIFPNVDFGYWYQPIILGVVLAFAGYFMERAMLREETNWLSVFMDFIASTLIVYFGSMFLVDTEVTFFGAILTGALLAVTEIFQHNWLLGSGRIEKETVSD
- a CDS encoding NlpC/P60 family protein gives rise to the protein MLNGTVEQVVKHSVLYSYVLSQPFAVYVDAYPVLQNKQLMEAGQAQYGQQGEVVRILQHKLNKLSYYEDEIDGDFAVLTEHALKKFQADNNIKVTGQGDFKTLNVMIVKEKKKYMDQIKNMSESIYPGMHSEDVKIVQKALEYFGYYTGEIDGIYGPLTKKALETAEKEHDLDLVNEVSQSSLTALYESDDEQVEQKVEKETVKKETKEEQQEPKKVDVTGATYTKVIEEAYAQIGTPYVWGGESPSGFDCSGFIQYIFGTQNITLPRTVSDTWNFTQHVNSPSVGDLVFFETYKPGPSHMGIYIGNGKFIHAGESRGVEISKLKNSYWNQRYLGARRVN
- a CDS encoding thymidylate synthase, with the translated sequence MPKGEQAYLDLCKHVLENGTKKEDRTNTGTYSAFGHQMRFDLSQGFPLLTTKKVPFRLIASELLWFIKGDTNIRYLLQNNNNIWNEWAFKNWVESADYVGPDMTDFGNRSQRDSEFNQVYQKQMGIFKEKILHDDAFAGQFGDLGSVYGKQWRDWKTSSDETIDQLKNVIDSIRNKPDSRRHIVSAWNPEDIPNMALPPCHTLFQFYVAEGKLSCQLYQRSGDVFLGVPFNIASYALLTLLIAHECNLEPGEFVHTLGDAHIYSNHVEQVKTQLGRDNRAFPELKINKDKHSIFDFELSDFELVNYNPHPSIKAPIAV
- a CDS encoding dihydrofolate reductase; protein product: MISLLVAMDSNRTIGAEGDLPWRLPNDLKFFKEKTTGNTIIMGRKTFESIGKALPNRKNVVITRQQTDFPDGLDVIDNLDIIREWTKENPDKEYFVIGGGNIFKQILPDADRMYITLIDEIFEGDTYFPEFSDKEWTITTKEKGEKNEKNPYDYYFLQYDRK
- the mobA gene encoding molybdenum cofactor guanylyltransferase, which translates into the protein MNICGVVLTGGESSRMGTNKSLLTLTGKPVIEHITTELKTCSNSVSVITNDPPSYKFLGTNLYADRYPGKGPLAGLESAIYHGDASVYLCAACDMPFVSKEVYNYLLNALQDFDAVIPVYNKKLHPLSGIYTNKILPKIQQQLDNDERKVRGLFDHISVNYISTYGNIPENVLTRHFFNMNYPDQYESAKLL